A window of Ooceraea biroi isolate clonal line C1 chromosome 9, Obir_v5.4, whole genome shotgun sequence genomic DNA:
CAGGAAGGTGCGCCGACCTTCAAGGTGTTGCACATCTCCGACACGCACTACGATCCGTATTATCAGGAGGGTGCGAACGCCGAGTGCAACGAGCCGCTCTGTTGTCGACTGACCAACGGTGCCCCGTTGACCGGTTCGGCCGGCGCTGGACGATGGGGCGATTACAGGAAATGCGACACGCCCAAGAGAACGATCGACCATATGCTCAAACACATCGTGGACACGCATTCGGTGAGCAGAGATCGGAATATTGTTTTTCCTTTCACagaaaggaagaaacgaaacgaaagattttgttattttcttcGAGCTAATCTTGCTTGTTACTTGGAAAGAATATATCTGGCAATGCCGATTAAACAATGGGGCATTATCAAGGGAACTAAAATGTCATCACTTTACAAATTTgactaattaatatttattgatctTTTTCACCTATAAAGGAGatggaatttattatatcatattatattatagtatcaTTAATTCTCATATACATTTACTGTGCGCAAAAGCTTGATGAAAATTCTAACTCTGATCGACCGGTACATCTCCAGGACATTGATTACATCTTGTGGACGGGTGATTTGCCGCCTCACGACGTGTGGAATCAAACTCGagaagagaatttaaaaatattgcgtgACACGGTCACGCAAATGGTAGAGATGTTTCCTGGTATACCCATATTTCCAGCCTTGGGAAATCACGAATCAGCGCCGGTCAACAGGTACATTCATACATGATCTATCATGTTTCATCCGAGCGTCTTGTTACTTTCACTTTTccgaagaatattatttccaaGACATCTGGTTACTTATATTTACAGTGGTTTAAACAATCGCGTTTTCccttgaaagaaaaaaggctTCCATTCTGAttaccatatatatatatacacacgcgcgcgcgcgcgcgcacacacacacacacacacaccacgtATACTCGTGTGTGGATATTCCAAGATTCAGTATGCATAAAATTCTCGCCTAAATTGAGATGTTGAAATTGAGAGTTTGAATAAGATGCACCATTTGTAGCTTTCCACCTCCTTTTGTGCCTGAAGAGAACAGCATCTCGTGGCTGTACGACGAGCTCGACAAGCATTGGCGACGCTGGCTACCGGCCGGTGTATCGCACACCGTCCGCCGTGGCGCCTTTTATTCGGTCTTGGTGCGTCCTGGCTTCAGGATTCTCTCGGTTAATATGAATTACTGCAACAACAAGAACTGGTGGTTGTTGATCAACAGCACGGACCCAGTCAGCGAGCTACAGTGGCTCGTATACGAGTTGCAAGGCGCTGAGATCAACGGCGAGAAGGTACACATAATTGGTCATATCCCACCAGGACATTCCGACTGCCTTAAGGTGTGGTCGAGGAATTACTACCACATCATCAATCGGTTCGTACTCGAATCGTCTGAATAAATTGCTGTCTGATTGATACAACAACGCACACACGaacgttttttcttttacacgttgcacttttatgcatttttagtTACGAATCAACGATCACGGCCCAATTCTTCGGACACACGCATTATGACGAATTCCAGATATTCTATGACACATCGGACCTCGGCAGAGCTCTCAGCATTGCCTATGTCGGACCCTCGGTCTCACCTTACTACGATCTTAATCCCGGCTACAGGATATACTACGTCGATGGGGATCATGCAAAGACCACGCGAGTAAGTCGAGAATAACTGTAAACGATCAGTTTCTCTCCTAGTATTGCCACCTTGCAGTTAtcacaattttcaattaataataagtcaATATGCCATTTATCGTAGCTTTATTAGTATAGTGTAGTATATTTCGAATTTATCAAATTCACTCATGATTAGAATCTTGTGTTTGTCGAAACTCTTGAGAAATGATACGTAACGTGACGCGTACAATATAGTATACACACATGTTCCTAAAGGAAATCTGTATTTGTCCAACATTTTTGCTAACTTTAGATTTAGATTAACAAACTATTACGTACAACGTACGTAACGTCCAACTCgactgaatatttttatacgatatcaatatatttattttacccTATTTTATCCTATTTTATCCTGCTGTTCTTcatcatttttcattgttttctGACTAACACGCGTATGCTAGATGGTTGTCGATCACGAGAGTTGGGTGATGAACCTCAAGGAAGCGAATTTGTACGACTATCCGATCTGGCACAAGTTGTACAGTGCGCGGCAAGCTTATCAAATGGCGTCACTTTTACCAAAGGACTGGGACTCCCTG
This region includes:
- the LOC105276262 gene encoding sphingomyelin phosphodiesterase is translated as MPNQKGKISSSCFFLLCVFLISSIWSVVGSPVRYRTRREAEVASTNWTALADEWIAAKARAAERMDIAILPFNERFRELPPTAETFVVNGTSAEQMERLNYSRMLWDMETVQPSGHLSGFVDKALKLLDLRQVMMEVETSVMSKVSCTACKVGAGLLQHYIKIGKSDKEIMASIYQFCVSLNIQSARVCHGVTLLFGGEVIYVLKQVNMGPAQICSFVIGDACDDAFNPLHEWEVAFPPVKKPPIKPPIPPQEGAPTFKVLHISDTHYDPYYQEGANAECNEPLCCRLTNGAPLTGSAGAGRWGDYRKCDTPKRTIDHMLKHIVDTHSDIDYILWTGDLPPHDVWNQTREENLKILRDTVTQMVEMFPGIPIFPALGNHESAPVNSFPPPFVPEENSISWLYDELDKHWRRWLPAGVSHTVRRGAFYSVLVRPGFRILSVNMNYCNNKNWWLLINSTDPVSELQWLVYELQGAEINGEKVHIIGHIPPGHSDCLKVWSRNYYHIINRYESTITAQFFGHTHYDEFQIFYDTSDLGRALSIAYVGPSVSPYYDLNPGYRIYYVDGDHAKTTRMVVDHESWVMNLKEANLYDYPIWHKLYSARQAYQMASLLPKDWDSLIDKMTNEPALFDLYYKHYYKNSPVRPACNDECRKRLLCDLRSGRSHDRKALCQSLEARIDIETRTGWRAWIYKGLALSMSVVMAIPRFAYNLPKYVLGLG